The nucleotide window ACCTGGAGATCCAGGAGCGATGACCGAGGAAATTGAAGTTGTAAAACAGCTAGTTGATCTTGAAAAACCACTTTTTGGGATCTGTCTAGGACACCAACTTTTGGCGCTAGCCAGCGGATTAACCACTTATAAAATGCACAATGGACATAGAGGAATCAACCATGGTGTACTAAACTTAGAATCAGGAAAAGCCGAAGTAACTTCTCAAAATCATGGTTTTGCAGTAGATGATAAAAGCCTTGATGCTTGCCAATCTGTAATACTTACCCACAAAAACCTAAATGATAACTCTGTAGAAGGGATTAGAAGAACAGATAAAAATGCTTTTTCAGTTCAATATCACCCAGAATCGAATCCTGGACCACATGATTCTAGATATCTTTTTGACCAATTTATCAACAATATAAAACAAGCAAAATAGTCATGGGAATTATTACTGACATACACGCAAGAGAAATATTAGATTCAAGAGGTAATCCAACAGTTGAAGTTGATATCCTTACTGATTCAGGTGCTTTTGGACGTGCTGCTGTACCTAGTGGAGCCTCTACAGGAGAACACGAAGCAGTAGAACTTAGAGATGGAGATCAGAATCGTTTTTTAGGAAAAGGGGTTCTTCAAGCTGTTGCCAATGTAAATGACAAAATAGCCGATGCCGTTTTGGGAATGGATATAGAAGATCAAGTTGGTGTGGATCAAACCATGCTAGAATTAGATGGAACACCAAACAAAGCGGTACTTGGAGCTAATGCAACACTAGCAGTTTCTATGGCAACAGCTAGAGCAGCAGCTATGGAAACAAACCAGATGCTTTATAACTACATAGGAGGAGTGAATGCGAGAGTATTGCCTGTTCCAATGATGAATATCCTAAATGGAGGAAGCCATGCAGATAACTCAATCGACTTCCAAGAGTTTATGATTATGCCTACTGGTGCAACAAGCTTTGCGGACAGCCTAAGAATGGGTACTGAAGTATTTCACCATCTAAAAGCAGTACTTAAAAAAGGTGGTTATGCTACAAATGTAGGAGATGAAGGTGGATTTGCTCCAAACTTATCGTCAAACGAACACGCAATGGAAGTAGTTCTTCAAGCGATAGAAAAAGCAGGTTACCGTCCAGGTGAAGACATCGGATTTGCACTGGATGTAGCTTCATCAGAATTTTTCAAGAAGGACGAAAATATCTATCATTTGACGCATTCAACTGGAGATAAATTATCAGCCAATGATATGATTTCTTTATATGCCGACTGGTGTAAAAAATACCCAATCCTTTCAATAGAAGATGCTCTTGATGAAAATGACTGGGCAGGTTGGGCAGAGCTTACGAAAATCCTTGGAGACAAAGTACAATTAGTAGGTGATGATTTATTTGTAACAAACTCTACGAGACTTGCAAGAGGAATAGAAGAGAATATTGCCAATTCTATTTTAGTAAAAGTAAACCAAATAGGAACACTTACAGAAACTATGGAAGCTGTAGAGTTAGCACATAGAAATAACTATACTTCTGTTATGTCTCATAGATCTGGAGAAACTGAAGATTCTACTATTGCAGATTTAGCTGTAGCATTAAATTGTGGACAGATAAAAACAGGTTCTGCCTCACGTTCTGATAGAATGGCTAAGTATAATCAGTTACTTAGAATAGAAGAAGCTTTAGGAAATACTGCAGTTTTTGGTAAAAAATATATGAAATTTTTATAAATAGCCGTAATTTCGAGGTTATGAACAAGATTAAAGATCAATTCGCAGCCAAAATAGGACCTGCGATTCAAGAGAGAAGAGAGATTCTCACAAAATATGGTGATGAAGTTGTTGGAGACATCAAAGTTCGTCAAGTTTATGGAGGAATGAGAGGAATGTTGAGCATGATTTGTGAAACATCTAAACTAGATCCAGAAGAAGGAATCCGTTTTAGAGGATACTCAATTCCTGAATTACAAGAAAAATTACCTTCTTACCCAGGAGGAAATGAACCTTTACCAGAAGGTATTTTTTATCTAATGTTGATGGGAGAACTACCAACAGAAGATGATGTAAGACGTTTGTCTAACCAATGGGTACGAAGAGCTGTTGTTCCACCACATGTGTTTAAGGTAATTGATGCTTTACCAGAGCATACACATCCAATGACACAATTCTCGGCAGCCATTATGGCTTTGAGAACAGAGTCTGAGTTTTCTAAGGCTTACCGTGACGGAATTAACAAAAAAGAATATTGGGATCCTACTTATGAAGATGCAATGAACTTAATTGCACGTTTACCAAGAGTAGCAGCCTATATTTATAGAAGAACGTACCACAACGGAGATCATATTGAGCCAAATACAAGTCTTGATTGGGCAGGTAACTTTGCGCACATGCTTGGATTCGAAAATGAAGAATTTCGTGAGCTAATGCGTCTTTATATGACCATTCACTCTGACCACGAAGGAGGAAATGTTTCTGCACATGCTACGCATCTTGTAGGATCAGCACTTTCTGATGTATATCTTTCATTTGCCGCAGGTATGAACGGATTAGCAGGACCACTTCATGGTTTAGCAAATCAAGAAGTTGTACGTTGGTTACTGAATATGAAAGCAGAATTGGGTGGAGGACAGCCAACCAAAGAGCAAATTGCCGCTTACTGTAAGAAAACATTGGCAGACGGAAAAGTAATTCCAGGATTCGGTCATGCAGTTCTTAGAAAAACAGACCCAAGATATACTGCACAAAGAGAGTTTGCATTGAAACACATGCCAGATAATGAACTTTTCCAAATTGTATCTAAAGTTTATGAGGTAGTTCCTCCAATCTTAGAAGCAACAGGGAAAGTGAAAAACCCTTGGCCAAATGTAGATGCTCACTCTGGAGTTCTATTAATGAAATACGGATTGGTAGAATATGATTTCTACACAGTATTATTCGGTGTTTCAAGAGCTCTTGGTGTACTTACCAATCTTATTTGGGATCGTGCAACAGGATCGCCAATCGAAAGACCAGGATCTACATCAACTCGTTTGATGAAAGAAATGATGGAAAATCGTTAAGCAATAATCCATTTTATAATATATATCACCATTCAAAGGTAATTCCTTTGAATGGTGTTTTTTTTACTTTAAACTTAAAAATGATCATGAAAAAATATCTACTCTTTTTATTATTTTCTTTTTTGATATCCACACTTCAAGCTCAGGAAAAGATTCAAGGAAATACAGACGAAGAAGTTCACAAAAATATGATGAAATTACTTGAAGAACTTCCTGACAGAAAACAAAAAGAGTTTGGCAAAAGTATATTTTTACTTGGATATGCTTATGAAAAAGTCGATTCCCATAAAGTATATGGTTTGAGAAATGGATTTAGATTAGATGAAATAGAAAATTTAAGAACCTCGATTTTTTTTGTGGGAAAAACGCCTGAAGAAATCATGCAAACAGCCGAAGAACTATTCCTGAAAAATAAGGCTAAAAAAATAGAAGAAATAAAGGCTAAAATAGCAAGAGCCGATAGAATCATTGAAACAGCCAAAGAAGACTCTGTTAAACTAGCCAATGGCTGGAGTAAGGAATTAAAACGCATTGAACTTAAAAAATCCTATTTTACTTTTGAACACCACCCAATGCTAAATTCCAATGACACTACGCATTATCAAATAATTAATTTGGAATACAAAAATAGAAGTAGAGAATTTAAAAATATCAAACACCTGCTCATAGATTATGAGCTCATAGAAACATCAACAAAGAAAATATTACGATCAGAAAAAAGTTTAGCCGTAAAGTTTAAAGAGAAAGAAAAAACAGGTAAGGTAAAACGACTTTTCTCCACTTCCACGAAACGTCATCCATTGGCGGAAGATGATAGAATAACCTTAAAAGACTTTTTAGAAAACGGAAAGTATCAAATCAATATGAAAATAACTCAAATTGATTTTTATGGAGACCGAAAACCTTTTAGACCAGATTATAAAGAGAAAATCGCTAACCAAGTGTATCAAAAAAAATACTATATCCGTGACCTCCGAGAGAGAGAAACAATGACGTGGGAACGTCTTATTCACGAATAATATTTCTGTCTACCTGTCAGTTCGAGTGAT belongs to Flavobacteriales bacterium and includes:
- the eno gene encoding phosphopyruvate hydratase: MGIITDIHAREILDSRGNPTVEVDILTDSGAFGRAAVPSGASTGEHEAVELRDGDQNRFLGKGVLQAVANVNDKIADAVLGMDIEDQVGVDQTMLELDGTPNKAVLGANATLAVSMATARAAAMETNQMLYNYIGGVNARVLPVPMMNILNGGSHADNSIDFQEFMIMPTGATSFADSLRMGTEVFHHLKAVLKKGGYATNVGDEGGFAPNLSSNEHAMEVVLQAIEKAGYRPGEDIGFALDVASSEFFKKDENIYHLTHSTGDKLSANDMISLYADWCKKYPILSIEDALDENDWAGWAELTKILGDKVQLVGDDLFVTNSTRLARGIEENIANSILVKVNQIGTLTETMEAVELAHRNNYTSVMSHRSGETEDSTIADLAVALNCGQIKTGSASRSDRMAKYNQLLRIEEALGNTAVFGKKYMKFL
- a CDS encoding citrate (Si)-synthase, eukaryotic; this translates as MNKIKDQFAAKIGPAIQERREILTKYGDEVVGDIKVRQVYGGMRGMLSMICETSKLDPEEGIRFRGYSIPELQEKLPSYPGGNEPLPEGIFYLMLMGELPTEDDVRRLSNQWVRRAVVPPHVFKVIDALPEHTHPMTQFSAAIMALRTESEFSKAYRDGINKKEYWDPTYEDAMNLIARLPRVAAYIYRRTYHNGDHIEPNTSLDWAGNFAHMLGFENEEFRELMRLYMTIHSDHEGGNVSAHATHLVGSALSDVYLSFAAGMNGLAGPLHGLANQEVVRWLLNMKAELGGGQPTKEQIAAYCKKTLADGKVIPGFGHAVLRKTDPRYTAQREFALKHMPDNELFQIVSKVYEVVPPILEATGKVKNPWPNVDAHSGVLLMKYGLVEYDFYTVLFGVSRALGVLTNLIWDRATGSPIERPGSTSTRLMKEMMENR